In a genomic window of Brettanomyces nanus chromosome 1, complete sequence:
- the RPS0 gene encoding structural constituent of ribosome gives MIPIVFRSLITFSEAPTRRTTNMADFSLTQEDLQLLIAANAHLGSKNTNVHQVPYIYKTRPDGVNVINVNKTWEKIVLAARIIAAIPNASDVVAVSSRTLGQRAVLKFASHTGATPIAGRFTPGNFTNYITRSFKEPRLVIVTDPRTDAQAIKEASYVNIPVIALSDCDSPSEYVDVAIPCNNKGKHSIGLMWWLLAREVLRLRGTLPTRTEPWTVMPDLYFYRDPEEPIVDAAADAEADETEETAETADAEWTAEPTAADWAQTSSTGDWAAEGAENVEGATAAASW, from the exons ATGATCCCTATTGTTTTTCGCTCTTTG ATAACATTTAGCGAGGCCCCGACGCGTCG CACTACCAATATGGCTGACTTTTCATTGACTCAAGAGGACTTGCAACTATTGATTGCAGCCAATGCTCATCTTGGTTCTAAGAACACTAAC GTTCACCAAGTTCCATACATCTACAAGACCAGACCAGATGGTGTCAACGTCATCAACGTTAACAAAACTTGGGAGAAGATTGTTCTCGCTGCCAGAATTATTGCAGCTATCCCAAATGCATCTGATGTTGTTGCCGTCTCTTCTAGAACTTTGGGCCAGAGAGCTGTGTTGAAGTTTGCTTCTCACACTGGCGCTACTCCAATTGCTGGTAGATTCACTCCAGGTAATTTCACTAACTACATCACCAGATCTTTCAAGGAGCCAAGACTTGTCATTGTCACCGATCCAAGAACTGATGCTCAGGCCATTAAGGAGGCTTCTTACGTTAACATTCCAGTTATTGCTTTGTCTGACTGCGACTCTCCTTCTGAATATGTCGACGTTGCCATCCCATGTAACAACAAGGGTAAGCACTCTATTGGTTTGATGTGGTGGTTGCTTGCTAGAGAAGTTCTCAGACTTAGAGGTACTCTTCCAACCAGAACCGAGCCATGGACAGTTATGCCTGATTTGTACTTCTACAGAGATCCAGAGGAACCAATTGTCgatgctgctgctgatgcCGAGGCCGATGAAACCGAAGAGACTGCCGAGACTGCTGATGCCGAATGGACTGCCGAGCCAACCGCTGCTGACTGGGCCCAGACCTCTTCTACCGGTGACTGGGCTGCTGAGGGTGCCGAGAATGTCGAAGGTGCTACCGCTGCTGCTTCATGGTAA
- a CDS encoding uncharacterized protein (BUSCO:EOG0934331Q) — translation MTICISENRVVSIFWPCDLLDPSEELPLVIVGYIIDMVKVVAIDLVPLEIYEKINLSKHVRGLKRLQALGTINFHSKQIPRRVNYNYAAKRPILNSNELLILYKPPRSGKLEYFSIDPIAINIFWTSTDFKSPMPKDIELDRYSSKLEYHFPSHSTTANTKELLRYINLTEYSRSRLRQASHQRSPISEYATFCKSSFEAILRILASIYSLVVQPVCGYINFLLEYPLIAKADTRVSDEDEDDEETENEDTSSPIVTGSVISLALVSHTFHQLNSRFKQLYNLPDQLQKLRLSRSESETLILKGTKFSPTVYIKFYNTVWLIINDILMGITVSNLLRLHKEEVIWGFSFLLRSSHNIMSSNVIWLMNSPAGFKLNNELARFFGEMILWTMKFWEVEVIQPASENAALLLSIAIFCVRYCGVSLLVALMVDVFQLLTLELQGFYTACTRVYHWLYHTLTSLFRLFYGKKYNVLRHRIDSNDYEFDELMSGIIIFTILLYLLPTVAAFYLTFVGTRIICFTIVVLMEFILISLNHLPLGVILLRLKNKERLPAGISITASEKHFTLSTKWLTMHNIFRGHIRSMMNFNLINYNEVYAPINENHPANYGMQDVITNWNKASPMTISKDIFLGEMIDTFDYKKMF, via the coding sequence ATGACCATTTGTATCTCTGAAAACCGTGTTGTGTCTATCTTTTGGCCATGTGACTTACTTGATCCTTCTGAAGAGCTTCCTTTGGTAATTGTTGGATATATCATAGATATGGTAAAAGTCGTGGCGATAGATCTCGTTCCCCTAGAGATTTACGAAAAGATTAATCTATCCAAACACGTTAGGGGACTGAAACGACTACAAGCTTTGGGTACTATCAATTTTCACAGCAAGCAGATACCCAGGCGAGTGAACTACAACTACGCTGCTAAGAGGCCTATTTTGAACTCGAACGAATTGTTGATTCTGTACAAGCCGCCTAGGTCCGGGAAGCTGGAATATTTTTCAATCGATCCCATAGCAATAAATATATTCTGGACTTCTACCGATTTCAAGAGTCCTATGCCAAAGGACATCGAACTGGATCGATACTCTTCGAAGTTGGAGTatcattttccttctcatAGTACCACTGCCAACACCAAGGAGTTGCTAAGGTACATAAACTTGACTGAGTACTCTCGTTCTCGGCTGCGCCAGGCTTCACATCAGAGAAGTCCCATTTCTGAGTATGCGACATTTTGCAAATCGTCTTTTGAAGCTATACTTAGAATACTTGCTTCAATTTACAGTTTAGTAGTCCAACCCGTATGTGGATACATCAACTTTTTACTCGAGTATCCGTTAATAGCGAAGGCAGATACCAGAGTAAGTGATGAGgacgaagatgatgaagaaacgGAAAACGAGGACACAAGTTCACCTATAGTAACCGGTTCTGTGATTTCCCTTGCATTAGTTTCGCATACCTTCCATCAATTGAACTCCCGGTTCAAACAGTTGTACAATTTACCGGATCAGCTCCAAAAGTTGCGATTATCCAGATCAGAGAGTGAAACCCTGATTCTCAAAGGTACAAAATTTTCTCCAACTGTGTATATCAAGTTCTACAACACGGTTTGGTTGATTATCAATGACATTTTAATGGGTATTACTGTCTCCAATCTACTTCGATTGcataaagaagaagtcattTGGGGGTTCTCCTTTCTACTTCGAAGTTCGCATAACATCATGAGCTCTAATGTGATCTGGTTGATGAATTCTCCTGCTGgtttcaaattgaacaaCGAATTGGCCAGATTTTTTGGAGAGATGATTCTATGGACTATGAAATTCTGGGAGGTTGAGGTTATTCAACCGGCTTCGGAAAATGCCGCTTTATTGCTCTCAATAGCCATTTTTTGTGTTAGGTACTGCGGTGTATCTTTACTCGTGGCCCTAATGGTTGACGTTTTCCAACTTCTGACTTTAGAATTGCAAGGATTCTATACTGCATGTACTAGAGTCTACCACTGGCTGTACCACACGTTAACTTCACTGTTTCGGCTATTTTACGGCAAGAAATACAACGTATTGAGACATAGAATAGACTCTAACGACTACGAGTTTGACGAGCTTATGTCAGGAATTATCATTTTTactattcttctctatttgCTTCCAACGGTGGCTGCTTTTTATCTTACCTTTGTTGGAACTCGAATCATTTGCTTTACTATTGTGGTTTTGATGGAATTTATACTCATCTCATTGAACCACTTACCTCTTGGAGTGATTCTTCTCAGGCtcaaaaataaggagaGACTTCCAGCTGGTATTAGTATCACTGCTTCGGAAAAGCACTTTACTCTGTCCACAAAGTGGCTAACTATGCACAACATCTTTCGAGGCCATATCCGTTCTATGATGAACTTCAACCTCATTAATTACAACGAGGTATACGCTCCCATCAATGAAAACCATCCTGCAAACTATGGAATGCAAGATGTCATTACTAACTGGAATAAAGCGTCTCCCATGACCATCTCAAAGGACATCTTTCTTGGTGAGATGATCGACACTTTCGACTACAAAAAGATGTTCTAG
- a CDS encoding uncharacterized protein (EggNog:ENOG41), with translation MKVSDQQKFLQSLTAITNDLDNYQHLGVLYCYNLPGIPAELISAGDCYGWGDFPYDYNACFKGSSCLSHILCDLRYLVSRGYIRITSRVLKFGLAVLRVYILPDGFVGQGILNIYRENYGRLNRQLSWHAKAYQKIMKQMMAILDYDPMAWKIHNDAQFVKYIGSEKRVIPLINCLADYSPFNADSMIGNSWSDQVNTFESLGYHMNRLINGKPFAKVLSALLLDESKEKLGQNTLQERVSRIYSVIKSPHLDLKLNEISTDQQEILSAILNGRVPGFKSNLYNYQRRSVAKMYEKEMYSRRVPMPTIVQIKNGMMYIDLSSFKVMVNPPTYCTPRGGILAENMGLGKTCICLALICLSKLQISQTPRDCRIGNPNTPHVKSLMGKCVEFISNNSIQWRQYYNDLPKTCIEKLEVSLGYFEKVDIHVTRHNTRHTRSQAHTNIEDNAFETISSRRVYLSSTTLVVIPDNLFPQWVSEVKKHVMENYLKLIEIPNEKISLPDKVADIVNSDVVLISLHAFARQSQNPDSILRSIYWKRVIVDEGHSMNAKHSRAVEMAATLMAERRWTITGTPTSGLTSLLVEEDDNEYTVTKNFNAKQDLVRLGIVVSNFLQIEPWKSNSRLWNNTVVKPFEKRVFHSEYELTELLKNLIVRHTIEDVQRDITLPKMHHRAVLLKPSFFDKLSINLFIAVLSANAVTSERTGVDFMFNPSNKSDLRRLINNLRKATFYWTGFSIQDIENLLNICRYSLRENQKRYSEADQLLLKKCMYVAKVALSNNRWRTNSSVHEMSYFVDNLPPCIRRDFTISQYPDLKDLFFSPIGVYGFPQLISIQRFYYKHRMISTEHELETEMRDYTRKFWQHYGRTNDKLNGIRKGTSVMNKELDFRSIDFEAIKEIDKIPNWVNRFNSVSEEEKFYPLENMPHGVKREVETVSPAFQKKVPRIVEKDCPKMISSTPNCEDDTNLDYMTSSKVGSLMRKATIRGTASAKLSYLTSRLLENQIQGAKSIVFYELENSAYYLTEFLDLLGMNYLMYSPHISLTERAKSLAGFDEWDPKKQQGIALIMDLKLASHGLTILAATHVFFINPVWNRTIEAQAVKRAHRIGQTHEVYVETLILKNTIEEEMYYRRSAKGLVENSRQQVKETEKELIDNTGIQKYIMRFEFLRFHFGEKASEIAPLMSKTSIPLRLNTYGIEEKCHGSTEEDNDITMRFAKSDVTPDLERKWALPLFTENSMMKLNESDFSKNRKRGKAASALKTEAVPQKKTTAWERVNEKTLGLMKKLKKGRKVHFTG, from the coding sequence ATGAAGGTGTCAGATCAACAAAAGTTTCTTCAGAGTTTGACTGCGATCACCAATGACCTTGATAACTATCAGCATCTTGGTGTACTCTATTGTTATAATCTGCCTGGCATCCCTGCCGAGTTAATCTCTGCAGGCGATTGTTACGGTTGGGGCGATTTTCCCTACGATTACAACGCTTGCTTTAAAGGTTCTTCTTGCCTTTCTCATATTCTCTGTGACCTCAGATATCTTGTATCGAGAGGATATATTCGAATCACCAGCAGAGTACTCAAGTTCGGACTTGCCGTCTTGAGAGTATATATTCTTCCGGATGGGTTCGTAGGCCAAGGGATCCTAAATATTTACAGGGAAAATTATGGAAGATTGAATAGACAACTGTCATGGCATGCGAAAGCTTATCAAAAGATCATGAAACAGATGATGGCAATTCTTGATTATGATCCAATGGCTTGGAAGATCCACAACGATGCCCAATTTGTCAAGTATATTGGTTCAGAGAAAAGAGTAATACCTCTGATCAACTGCCTGGCAGATTACAGCCCGTTTAATGCCGATTCGATGATTGGAAATAGCTGGTCTGATCAAGTTAATACATTTGAATCTCTTGGATACCATATGAACAGGCTAATCAATGGAAAGCCGTTTGCAAAAGTCCTTTCAGCTTTGCTTCTTGACGAATCTAAAGAAAAACTGGGTCAAAATACTCTTCAGGAGAGGGTCAGTCGAATTTATTCGGTGATTAAATCCCCCCATTTGGACTTAAAGCTTAACGAGATCAGTACAGATCAACAAGAGATTCTGTCTGCAATATTGAATGGAAGGGTACCTGGATTCAAAAGTAATTTGTACAACTATCAGAGACGATCTGTTGCAAAAATGTATGAGAAAGAGATGTATTCTAGACGCGTACCGATGCCTACTATTGTacaaataaaaaatggCATGATGTACATTGAtttatcatctttcaaagttaTGGTCAATCCACCGACTTACTGCACCCCTCGAGGGGGTATATTGGCTGAAAATATGGGTCTGGGAAAGACTTGCATCTGCTTGGCCCTTATCTGCCTTTCCAAGCTTCAAATATCTCAGACTCCAAGGGATTGTCGGATCGGGAACCCCAATACTCCTCATGTGAAGTCCCTTATGGGCAAGTGTGTTGAATTTATCTCCAATAATTCAATTCAGTGGAGACAATACTACAATGACCTTCCCAAGACATGCATAGAGAAACTTGAAGTAAGCTTGGGGTACTTTGAAAAGGTTGATATTCATGTTACACGGCATAATACAAGACATACAAGAAGTCAGGCGCATACAAATATTGAAGATAATGCATTTGAGACTATTTCGTCTAGAAGAGTTTACCTCTCCTCGACGACTTTGGTTGTTATTCCTGACAATTTGTTCCCTCAATGGGTTTCTGAAGTAAAAAAGCACGTAATGGAAAACTATCTAAAGCTCATAGAGATTCCTAACGAGAAAATTTCATTGCCAGACAAAGTCGCCGATATTGTTAACAGCGATGTGGTGCTAATATCTCTTCATGCATTTGCCAGACAATCACAGAATCCGGACTCTATACTAAGATCAATTTATTGGAAGAGAGTGATCGTTGACGAGGGACATTCGATGAACGCAAAACATTCTAGAGCAGTTGAAATGGCTGCTACCTTAATGGCGGAGCGTAGATGGACAATTACTGGTACTCCGACCTCGGGACTAACTAGTTTACttgtggaagaagatgataacGAGTACACAGTGACGAAGAATTTCAATGCGAAACAGGATCTTGTCAGATTAGGAATTGTTGTGTCGAATTTCTTACAGATAGAACCATGGAAATCCAACAGTAGGCTCTGGAACAATACGGTAGTCAAACCTTTTGAAAAGAGGGTTTTTCACAGTGAGTACGAGCTAACTGAGCTATTAAAGAACTTAATTGTTAGGCATACAATTGAAGATGTACAGAGAGATATTACGCTACCCAAGATGCACCACAGAGCTGTTCTGTTAAAGCCATCATTTTTTGATAAACTGTCGATTAACTTATTTATCGCTGTGCTATCGGCCAATGCGGTTACTTCTGAGAGAACCGGTGTTGACTTCATGTTTAATCCATCAAATAAAAGCGActtgagaagattgatcaaCAATTTACGTAAGGCCACATTTTATTGGACGGGTTTCAGCATCCAAGATATAGAGAACTTGCTCAATATCTGCAGGTATTCCTTGAGGGAAAATCAGAAAAGGTACAGTGAGGCAGACCAGCTATTACTTAAGAAGTGCATGTACGTAGCAAAAGTGGCATTATCCAATAATAGATGGAGAACGAACTCATCCGTTCACGAGATGAGCTACTTTGTGGACAATCTACCACCCTGCATTAGAAGGGATTTTACAATATCTCAGTACCCTGATTTGAaagatcttttctttagtCCGATCGGTGTGTATGGATTCCCACAGCTGATTTCCATCCAACGTTTCTATTATAAGCACAGAATGATATCTACAGAACACGAGTTGGAAACGGAGATGAGGGACTACACGAGAAAATTCTGGCAGCATTATGGGAGGACCAATGATAAGCTGAACGGAATTCGTAAGGGTACATCTGTAATGAACAAGGAATTAGACTTCAGGagcattgattttgaagccatcaaagaaattgataaGATACCTAACTGGGTAAATCGATTTAATTCTGTCTCTGAGGAGGAAAAGTTTTACCCCTTAGAAAACATGCCCCATGGAGTAAAGAGAGAAGTGGAGACAGTCTCTCCTGctttccaaaagaaagTACCTCGAATTGTTGAAAAAGACTGTCCGAAGatgatctcatcaacaCCTAACTGTGAAGACGATACGAATCTTGATTATATGACGTCTTCAAAAGTGGGATCATTGATGAGAAAGGCCACTATTCGAGGTACTGCTTCTGCAAAACTTTCATATTTGACTTCTCGTCTATTAGAGAACCAAATTCAAGGGGCTAAATCGATTGTGTTTTACGAATTAGAGAACTCTGCATACTATTTGACtgaatttcttgatcttttggGAATGAACTACTTGATGTATTCACCACATATTTCATTGACAGAGCGGGCAAAGAGCTTGGCGGGATTTGACGAGTGggatccaaagaagcagcaggGAATTGCATTGATTATGGATCTCAAATTAGCCTCTCATGGATTAACCATTCTTGCCGCTACTCATGtgtttttcatcaatcCAGTTTGGAACAGAACTATTGAAGCGCAAGCTGTGAAAAGAGCGCATAGAATTGGACAGACTCACGAGGTTTACGTAGAGACgttgatcttgaagaacacAATTGAGGAGGAGATGTACTACAGGAGGTCTGCGAAGGGATTAGTGGAGAATAGTCGGCAACAAGTAAAGGAAACGGAAAAGGAGCTCATCGATAATACAGGGATTCAAAAGTATATAATGAGGTTTGAGTTTTTACGGTTTCATTTTGGAGAAAAGGCTTCAGAAATTGCTCCTTTAATGTCGAAGACGTCGATACCTCTACGACTGAATACGTATGGCATTGAAGAGAAGTGTCATGGAAGCACAGAAGAGGACAACGATATTACAATGCGCTTTGCGAAAAGCGACGTGACACCTGACTTGGAAAGAAAGTGGGCTCTTCCGCTATTTACTGAGAATAGTATGATGAAACTGAATGAGAGTGATTTCAGtaagaacagaaagagaggaaagGCTGCAAGTGCTCTAAAAACAGAAGCTGTCCCTCAAAAGAAGACCACGGCATGGGAGAGAGTGAACGAAAAGACGTTGGGACTCATGAAGAAGCTCAAAAAGGGACGTAAAGTACACTTTACAGGATAA
- the PPH22 gene encoding phosphoprotein phosphatase 2A catalytic subunit pph22, with product MDLDSDVQMEDAIEQEDELQTNVPVSNKQESGGNRDGDDTVMSNNLIAATEATDTADQENTGVGKPLQQVTISTTNPKTQINTLDGWIQQLSQCKPLSEESVKELCDTAIDVLKDEENVQPVSVPVTICGDIHGQFHDLMELFKIGGPCPDTNYLFMGDYVDRGYYSVETVSYLVAMKVRYPKRITILRGNHESRQITQVYGFYDECFRKYGSANVWKLFTDLFDYFPITALVDNSIFCLHGGLSPMIETIDQVRELNRFQEVPHEGPMCDLLWSDPDDRGGWGISPRGAGFTFGQDISEQFNHTNGLSLTARAHQLVMEGYSWSHPDLVVTIFSAPNYCYRCGNQAAIMEVDENLNRDFLQYDPSIRPGEPTVTRKTPDYFL from the coding sequence ATGGATCTTGATTCAGACGTTCAGATGGAAGATGCTATAGAGCAGGAGGACGAACTTCAAACTAATGTTCCTGTCAGCAACAAACAAGAGAGTGGAGGAAATCGGGATGGAGACGACACTGTTATGAGCAATAATTTGATAGCTGCAACAGAGGCAACAGATACAGCAGATCAAGAGAATACGGGTGTGGGTAAGCCTTTACAACAGGTTACTATAAGTACAACAAATCCAAAGACACAGATCAATACGTTGGATGGGTGGATTCAACAGTTAAGTCAGTGTAAACCTCTTAGTGAAGAGTCTGTCAAAGAGCTTTGCGACACAGCTATTGATGTGCTTAAAGACGAGGAGAATGTTCAGCCGGTGAGCGTTCCCGTGACGATTTGTGGAGATATTCATGGTCAATTTCATGATCTTATGGAATTGTTTAAGATAGGAGGACCATGTCCTGACACAAACTATCTTTTTATGGGAGATTATGTCGATAGGGGATACTACAGTGTCGAAACGGTGAGTTATCTTGTTGCAATGAAGGTAAGATATCCAAAGAGGATTACCATATTGAGAGGAAATCATGAAAGTAGACAGATTACTCAGGTTTATGGGTTCTATGATGAATGTTTCCGAAAATATGGCTCTGCTAACGTTTGGAAACTGTTTACCGATTTGTTTGACTACTTTCCGATTACTGCTTTGGTTGATAACTCGATATTCTGCCTTCATGGAGGTTTATCGCCGATGATTGAGACTATAGACCAAGTGCGTGAATTGAATAGGTTCCAGGAGGTGCCACACGAGGGACCGATGTGTGACTTACTCTGGTCAGATCCTGATGACAGAGGAGGATGGGGAATCTCTCCAAGAGGTGCCGGTTTCACCTTTGGTCAGGATATCTCCGAGCAATTTAACCATACGAATGGATTGTCTCTCACCGCTAGAGCTCACCAGTTGGTAATGGAAGGTTATAGCTGGTCACATCCAGATTTGGTAGTGACCATTTTTTCCGCTCCTAATTACTGTTATAGATGCGGTAATCAGGCTGCCATTATGGAGGTTGATGAGAACCTAAACAGAGATTTCTTACAATATGATCCTTCTATCAGACCTGGTGAACCAACGGTGACTAGAAAGACTCCCGACTACTTCTTATGA
- a CDS encoding uncharacterized protein (BUSCO:EOG09343XMM): protein MTDDLEKELVPSDIPGFRMGQKKTIDEYTRLDSKDESLNKWKQSLGLNTGKPLVVQPDDKRTVVVVSMTLNIKGQKPVVVNLEKEDSISLKSKKIKFKIKERSVYHLVIRFRIQHDIITGLRYMQGVKKAGITVDRMDEPLGSYAPNTEDKPYYEKVFPEVEAPSGLLARGSCNALSKFIDDDKTTHLTLPWSFQITK from the coding sequence ATGACTGATGACTTAGAGAAGGAATTAGTTCCCAGCGATATTCCTGGCTTCAGGATGGGTCAGAAAAAGACCATCGATGAGTATACCAGATTGGACTCCAAAGATGAGTCTTTGAACAAGTGGAAACAGTCGCTTGGTTTGAACACAGGTAAACCTTTAGTGGTGCAACCAGATGATAAGAGAACCGTGGTAGTTGTATCgatgactttgaatatCAAGGGACAGAAGCCTGTAGTGGTGAACTTGGAAAAGGAGGattcaatatctttgaagtcaaagaagatcaagtttAAGATTAAAGAGAGGTCCGTATATCATCTCGTTATCAGGTTCAGGATTCAGCATGATATCATTACTGGCTTGAGATATATGCAGGGTGTAAAGAAAGCCGGTATTACTGTAGACCGTATGGACGAGCCACTAGGATCATATGCTCCAAATACAGAAGATAAGCCTTACTACGAAAAGGTGTTTCCCGAAGTCGAGGCTCCGTCAGGACTACTCGCCAGAGGATCTTGTAATGCCCTTTCCAAGTTcattgatgacgataaaaCCACTCATTTGACGCTTCCATGGTCATTTCAAATCACAAAATAA
- a CDS encoding uncharacterized protein (EggNog:ENOG41) — protein sequence MSLPSASSICQLPRSIQISSLNELFEPCPTLTSYIIPRVFQADSIYDSYTQIVESIRSHLMVLRSQYQTNPTPDLKRIIDAIVGAHPRLGAPKQVLLSTNSQSEQNSLNGGDPNLTKKLTQLNDLYESTFPGLRYVVFVNGRSREVIMRNMKMRIQRHDFLAEVVEAFNAMCDIALDRARKLGAKM from the coding sequence ATGTCTCTtccatctgcttcatctaTTTGTCAACTTCCAAGATCAATTCAGATTAGCTCTTTGAATGAGTTGTTTGAGCCGTGTCCTACCTTGACCTCTTACATCATCCCAAGAGTTTTCCAGGCTGACAGTATATATGATTCGTACACGCAGATTGTGGAGTCGATTCGCTCGCACTTAATGGTTTTAAGATCCCAGTACCAAACGAATCCCACTCCCGATCTCAAGAGGATCATCGACGCCATAGTAGGGGCGCATCCTAGATTGGGGGCTCCTAAGCAGGTGCTTTTATCTACCAACTCCCAGAGTGAACAGAATTCCCTCAACGGTGGAGATCCAAACCTCACCAAGAAACTCACACAGCTTAATGATTTGTATGAATCAACTTTTCCGGGACTTCGCTATGTGGTATTTGTTAACGGCAGATCCAGGGAGGTGATCATGAGGAacatgaagatgagaatcCAACGACACGATTTCTTGGCCGAAGTAGTTGAAGCATTCAATGCAATGTGCGACATTGCTTTAGATCGTGCCAGGAAGTTGGGTGCAAAGATGTAA